One Mugil cephalus isolate CIBA_MC_2020 chromosome 8, CIBA_Mcephalus_1.1, whole genome shotgun sequence genomic window carries:
- the LOC125011716 gene encoding nuclear factor 7, brain-like encodes MAEKVLENFLSCHVCSETFKDPVSLSCNHNFCSSCLQKFWEQAGNKNCPICKRKFSKEDLEVNFTLKELADSFAKRQNSAVTDEEKEIKKEEVVCVQHSEVPYWFCEDEQKAVCPVCEFSLHQTHKVVPLQQAVSDLKEQLESDLKSLEDKRDKYEQVEITYNKMIQHSKNQLLSTEKQIKAEFNKLHQFLKDEEESRLAALKKEGEQKEEIVNGEMKRTKEQISSLSDSISAVEQELEKDNMPFLSSYKPTQTTARAQCSRSDPQLVSGVLIDVAKHLGNLAFRVWEKMEEKVHFSPVILDPNTANPRLYLSDDLISVRHGDTEQDLPDNPERFIQYASVLGSEGFSSGKHSWEVEVGDHPDWIIGLAKETVDKNEPKPSPENGFWCLCHGKGKYTNGHGQTVTMKKSLQRIRVQLDYESGQVSFYNSEDETEIYTHRDTFTEKLFPLYNIGKAVDVKTTDIKICQREINVN; translated from the coding sequence ATGGCTGAGAAGGTTTTGGAAAATTTCCTGAGCTGCCACGTGTGTTCAGAGACTTTCAAAGACCCCGTGTCTCTGAGTtgcaaccacaacttctgttcaagctgcctgcagaaattctgggaacaagctggaaacaaaaactgtcctatttgtaaaagaaaattctCAAAAGAAGATCTCGAGGTGAATTTTACCCTAAAGGAACTGGCTGACTCCTTTGCCAAGCGACAAAATTCAGCTGTGactgatgaagaaaaagagataaagaaggaggaagtggTGTGTGTTCAACACTCAGAAGTGCCTTATTGGTTCTGTGAGGATGAGCAGAAAGCTGTGTGTCCAGTCTGTGAGTTTTCTCTCCACCAGACTCACAAAGTGGTTCCTCTACAACAAGCAGTCAGTGActtgaaggagcagctggaatCTGACTTAAAGTCTCTGGAGGACAAGAGGGACAAATATGAACAAGTGGAGATCACTTACAATAAGATGATTCAACACTCCAAGAACCAGCTGCTGTCCACAGAGAAGCAGATCAAAGCTGAGTTCAACAAACTCCACCAGTTCctgaaagatgaagaggagtCCAGACTGGCAGCTCTGAAGAAGGAAggggagcagaaagaggagattgTCAACGGAGAGATGAAGAGAACTAAGGAgcagatctcctctctgtcagacagTATCTCTGCTGTTGAACAAGAGCTGGAGAAAGACAATATGCCGTTCCTCAGCAGTTATAAACCCACTCAGACCACAGCCAGAGCTCAGTGCTCACGCTCAGATCCACAGCTGGTCTCAGGAGTCCTGAtagatgtggccaaacacctgggcaacctggccttcagagtctgggagaagatggaggagaaggtccacttcagtcctgtcattctggatccaaacactgcaAACCCCCGGCTCTatctgtctgatgatctgaTCAGTGtgagacatggagacacagaACAGGATCTCCCTGACAATCCAGAGAGATTCATTCAATATGCCAGTGTTCTTGGATCTGAGGGCTTCAgctcagggaaacacagctgggaggtggaggtgggagatcaTCCTGACTGGATTATAGGTTTAGCCAAAGAGACAGTTGACAAGAATGAACCTAAGCCCTCACCAGAAAATGGATTCTGGTGTTTATGTCATGGTAAAGGAAAATACACTAATGGTCATGGTCAGACTGTGACAATGAAGAAGAGTCTCCAGAGGATCAGGGTCCAGCTGGACTATGAGAGTGGACAGGTGTCCTTCTACAACTCTGAAGACGAGACTGAGATCTACACCCACAGAGACACCTTCACTGAGAAACTCTTCCCATTGTATAACATCGGAAAGGCTGTTGAtgtcaaaaccactgacatcaAAATCTGTCAAAGGGAGATTAATGTCAATTAA
- the LOC125012402 gene encoding nuclear factor 7, brain-like, with translation MAEKLLENFLSCHVCSETFKDPVSLSCNHNFCSSCLQKFWEQAGNKNCPICKRKSSKESLDVNFSLKELADSFAKRQSQSSAVTDKEKEIKKEEEVCVKHSEVPYWFCEDEQKAVCPVCEFSLHQTHKVVPLQQAVSDLKEQLESDLTCLDDKRDKYEQVETTYNKMIQHSKNQLLFTEKQIRAEFNKLHQFLKEEEESRLAALKKEGEQKEEIIKGEMKRIQEQISSLSDSISAVKQELEKDNVPFLSSYKPTQIRARAECSCSDPQLVSGVLIDVAKHLGNLAFRVWKKMEEKVHFSPVILDPNTANPWLYLSDDLISVRRGDTGQDLPVNPERFTKYPEVLGSEGFSSGKHSWEVEVGNHPRWIIGLVKETVGKNEPKSSPENGFWCLKHRGGKYTNSDDKTVTVKKSLQRIRVQLDYESGQVSFYNSEDQTEIYTHRDTFTEKLFPYFLVGNAVDVKTTDIKICQREINVN, from the coding sequence ATGGCTGAGAAGCTTCTTGAAAATTTCCTGAGCTGCCACGTGTGTTCAGAGACTTTCAAAGACCCcgtgtctctgagctgcaaccacaacttctgttcaagctgcctgcagaaattctgggaacaagctggaaacaaaaactgtcctatttgtaaaagaaaatcctcaaaagAAAGTCTTGACGTGAATTTTAGCCTGAAGGAACTGGCTGACTCCTTTGCCAAGAGACAGAGTCAAAGTTCAGCTGTGACTGATAAAGAAAAGGAgataaagaaggaggaggaggtgtgtgttaAACACTCAGAAGTGCCTTATTGGTTCTGTGAGGATGAGCAGAAAGCTGTGTGTCCCGTCTGTGAGTTTTCTCTCCACCAGACTCACAAAGTGGTTCCTCTACAACAAGCAGTCAGTGActtgaaggagcagctggaatCTGACTTAACGTGTCTGGACGACAAGAGGGACAAATATGAACAAGTGGAGACCACTTACAATAAGATGATTCAACACTCCAAGAACCAGCTGCTTTTCACAGAGAAGCAGATCAGAGCAGAGTTCAACAAACTCCACCAGttcctgaaagaggaagaggagtccagACTGGCAGCTCTGAAAAAGGAAggggagcagaaagaggagattatcaaaggagagatgaagaggattcaggagcagatctcctctctgtcagacagTATCTCTGCTGTAAAACAAGAGCTGGAGAAAGACAACGTGCCGTTCCTCAGCAGTTATAAACCCACTCAGATCAGAGCCAGAGCTGAGTGTTCATGCTCAGATCCACAGCTGGTCTCAGGAGTCCTGAtagatgtggccaaacacctgggcaacctggccttcagagtctggaagaagatggaggagaaagtccacttcagtcctgtcattctggacccAAACACTGCAAACCCCTGGCTCTatctgtctgatgatctgaTCAGTGTGAGACGTGGAGACACAGGACAGGATCTCCCTGTCAATCCAGAGAGATTCACTAAGTATCCTGAAGTTCTTGGATCTGAGGGCTTCAgctcagggaaacacagctgggaggtggaggtgggaaaTCATCCTAGATGGATTATAGGTTTGGTCAAAGAGACAGTTGGCAAGAATGAACCTAAGTCCTCACCAGAAAATGGATTCTGGTGTTTAAAGCATCGTGGTGGAAAATACACTAATAGTGATGACAAGActgtgacagtgaagaagagTCTCCAGAGGATCAGGGTCCAGCTGGACTATGAGAGTGGACAGGTGTCCTTCTACAACTCTGAAGACCAGACTGAGATCTACACCCACAGAGACACCTTCACTGAGAAACTCTTCCCATATTTTCTTGTCGGAAATGCTGTTGAtgtcaaaaccactgacatcaAAATCTGTCAAAGGGAGATTAATGTCAATTAA
- the LOC125011760 gene encoding nuclear factor 7, brain-like produces MAEKLFQNFLSCHVCSETFKDPVSLSCNHNFCSSCLQKFWEQAGNKNCPICKRKFSKDKPDVNFSLKELADSFAKRQSQSSAVTDEEKEIKEEEVVCVQHSEVPYWFCEDEQKAVCPVCEFSLHQSHKVIPLKQAVSDLKEQLESDLTCLDDKRDKYEQVETTYNKMIQHSRNQLLFTENKIRAEFNKLRQFLNGEEESRLAALKKEGEQKEEIISREMKRIQEQISSLSDSISAVQQELEKDNVPFLRSYKPIQIRARAQCSHSDPQLVSGVLIDVAKHLGNLAFRVWEKMEEKVHFSPVILNPNTANPWLYLSDDLISVRHGDTEQDLPDNPERFANYNEVLGSEGFSSGKHSWEVEVGDHPEWIIGLAKETVGKNVAVASPENGFWCLKHGDGEYTNGDVKTVTVKKSLQRIRVQLDYESGQVSFYNSEDQTEIYTHRDTFTEKLFPYFLVGNAVDVKTTDIKICQREINVN; encoded by the coding sequence ATGGCTGAGAAGCTTTTTCAAAATTTCCTGAGCTgccatgtgtgttcagagactttCAAAGACCCcgtgtctctgagctgcaaccacaacttctgttcaagctgcctgcagaaattctgggaacaagctggaaacaaaaactgtcctatttgtaaaagaaaattctCAAAAGACAAACCTGACGTGAATTTTAGCCTGAAGGAACTGGCTGACTCATTTGCcaagagacagagtcagagttcagctgtgactgatgaagaaaaggagataaaggaggaggaagtggtgtGTGTTCAACACTCAGAAGTGCCTTATTGGTTCTGTGAGGATGAGCAGAAAGCTGTGTGTCCCGTCTGTGAGTTTTCTCTCCACCAGAGTCACAAAGTGATTCCTCTAAAACAAGCAGTCAGTGActtgaaggagcagctggaatCTGACTTAACGTGTCTGGACGACAAGAGGGACAAATATGAACAAGTGGAGACCACTTACAATAAGATGATTCAACACTCCAGGAACCAGCTGCTGTTCACAGAAAACAAGATCAGAGCAGAGTTCAACAAACTCCGCCAGTTCCTGAATGGGGAAGAGGAGTCCAGACTGGCAGCTCTGAAGAAGGAAggggagcagaaagaggagattatcagcagagagatgaagaggattcaggagcagatctcctctctgtcagacagTATCTCTGCTGTTCAACAAGAGCTGGAGAAAGACAACGTGCCATTCCTCAGAAGTTATAAACCCATTCAGATCAGAGCCAGAGCTCAGTGCTCACACTCAGATCCACAGCTGGTCTCAGGAGTCCTGAtagatgtggccaaacacctgggcaacctggccttcagagtctgggagaagatggaggagaaggtccacttcagtcctgtcaTTCTGAACCCAAACACTGCAAACCCCTGGCTCTatctgtctgatgatctgaTCAGTGtgagacatggagacacagaACAGGATCTCCCTGACAATCCAGAGAGATTCGCTAATTATAATGAAGTTCTTGGATCTGAGGGCTTCAgctcagggaaacacagctgggaggtggaggtgggagatcaTCCTGAGTGGATTATAGGTTTAGCCAAAGAGACAGTTGGCAAGAATGTAGCTGTAGCCTCACCAGAAAATGGATTCTGGTGTTTGAAGCATGGTGATGGAGAATACACTAATGGTGATGTTAAGActgtgacagtgaagaagagTCTCCAGAGGATCAGGGTCCAGCTGGACTATGAGAGTGGACAGGTGTCCTTCTACAACTCTGAAGACCAGACTGAGATCTACACCCACAGAGACACCTTCACTGAGAAACTTTTCCCATATTTTCTTGTCGGAAATGCTGTTGAtgtcaaaaccactgacatcaAAATCTGTCAAAGGGAGATTAATGTCAATTAA